The region GACGCCGTGGACCTCGAACGTCGGGTTGTCGTGCGTGGTGGGCTTGCAGGTCTCGATGCAGCCGCCCTGGTCCACCGCGACGTCGACGACGACGGAGCCCGGGGTCATCTCGGAGATGAGCGACTCGGAGACGAGCTTGGGGGCCTTGCCGCCGGGGATGAGCACCGCGCCCACGACGAGGTCGGCCTCGCGCACGGAGGCGGCGATGCTCTCCGTGTCGGAGGCGAGCACGCTGACGCGGCCGAGGAACACGTCGTCCAGGTAGGTGAGGCGCTCCAGGTTGACGTCGAGGATGGTGACCTCGGCGCCCATGCCCACGGCGACCTTCGCGGCGCACAGGCCGACGACGCCGCCACCGATGACGGTGACGCGGCCGCGGCGCACGCCGGGCACGCCGCCCAGCAGGATGCCCTTGCCACCGTGCGCCTTCTCCAGGCACGCGGCGCCCACCTGGATGGCCATCTTCCCGGCCACCTCGGACATGGGCTTGAGCAAGGGCAAGCTGCCGTCATCCAGCTGCAGCGTCTCGTACGCGACGGCCGCCGCCTTCTTCTTCACCAGCGTCTTCGTCAGCTCCGGGTCCACGCCGGCCAGATGGAAGTACGTGTAGATGATCTGCCCGGGCTGGATGCGCTCGTACTCCGGCGCGATGGGCTCCTTCACCTTGACGATCATCTCCGCGCGCTTCCAGACCTCGTCCGCGCTGGCGACGAGCGTCGCGCCCACGCGCTGGTACTCCGAGTCGGGGATGCCAGAGCCGACGCCGGCGTTCGTCTCGACCAACACCGTGTGGCCCGCGCTCGTGAGCGCGCGCACGCCCGCAGGCACCATGCCGACGCGGTACTCACGGGTTTTGATCTCCTTGGGAACTCCGACGATCACGACTTGCCTCCGAGAGGGGGACTGAAAAAGCGCGCGGACCCTAACGGGGCCCCTAGAGGGAATCAAGGCGTCCGCCCAAGCGGTGCACATGTCACCGGTGAGCCTTTGTTACCTCGGAGGGATGACGCGCGGCGTTGAATGCAGTGCGTCCCATGATGGATGGCCATCGAAACAGAAGGGGGGCCGGTGGTAGTTAGCGTCCCCATGACGTCCGCGCCGAAGCTGCTGTTCGCCGACCCCAAGGGCCGGGTGATGGAGCATCCCTACCTGCTGGCCACGCTGCGCAGCGGTGAGGAGCTCGTTCCTCCCCAGGACAAGCCCATCCCGCTGCCGTCCGCCGGCAGGCTGGTGCACCTGCCGGGCAGGCTGCCCGTCGGCCTGCACCCCGACACGGGCGAGCTGGAGCTGGTGCGGCAGATGAACGTGGGGGGCAAGTCGTTCGTCCCCAACGCGGTGGGCGCGCTGTTGCCGCCGGGCTACACGCGCACGTTCCTGCCGGGCGAGGTGAAGGGCGACGGGCCGGTGTTGCCGCAGTGGGCATACACGGCGGCGGCGTGGGGGAAGGACGGGCCGGTGGCGTGGGCCATCCACACGGACCGCCGCTCGCATTGGGATCCGGAGCGCTACTCCACGCCGGACATGAAGGCGCTGGTGGACGCGCACCTGAAGCGCTTCCCGGACAACCGCGTGCTCAAGCAGCTCAAGACGTGCGCGCTCCTGTACCGGTGCTTCACGTCGCAGAACACGTTCTACGTCCGCGACGAGGCGGCCATCCCCGCGTCCGTCATGTGCAACGCGCGCTGCGTGGGCTGCATCTCCGACCAGCCGGCGGACGGTCCTCCCGCGTCGCACGAGCGCATGGATGACGGGCCCACCGCGGAGGAGATGGGCGCCATCGGCCTGTTCCATCTGGAGAACGCGCAGGGGCGCACCATGGTGAGCTTCGGCCAGGGCTGCGAGGGTGAGCCGCTCACGCGCTGGAAGTTCATCGCGGAGTCCATCCGCTACATGCGCGCGCGCACGCAGAAGGGCTCCATCAACATCAACACCAACGCCAGCCTCACGAAGGGGCTGGAGGCGTTGCTCGATGCGGGCCTGGATGCCGTGCGCGTGTCGCTCAACGCGGCGAGCAAGGGGCTCTACGAGGCGTACTACAAGCCGGTGAAGTACGGCTGGGAGGACGTGGAGGCGTCCATCGCCCTCGCGCGTGAGCGCGGCGCGTACCTGGCGCTCAACCTGCTCCTGTTCCCCGGCGTCACGGACCGCGAGGGTGAGGTGAAGGCGCTCGAGCGGCTGGTGAAGAAGTACCGCGTGGACCAGGTGCAGACGCGCTCCTTGGCCATCGACCCGCTCCAGTACCTGGAGGCCGCGCGCGACGTGGGCGCGGGCGGGGAGCCGGTGGGCGTGCGCACGCTGCTGCAGCGGCTGAAGGCGGCCCGGCCCGGCATCATCATCGGCAACTTCGCGCGGGGACTCGAGGAGCGCGAGAACGCCGCGGGACGCGGGTAGGGCGCTCGACCCGGGAGGAGGGGGCCCGGAAGCGGAGGGCCCTTCATCCTTGGGGAGACGACGTGGGCGGCCGACTACTCGCCGCCCTGGGGCATCAGCTCCTTGGCCACCAGGTTGCCCATCACGGCGTCCTTGGGGATGTATCCGTCGGCGCCAGCCTCGCGGCAGATGCGCTGGAGCTCCTCGACATTCTCGCCAGAGCACAAGAGCACCTTGATGCCCTTGAAGAGGCTGTTGCTCTTGATGAAGCGGCAGAACTGCTCGCCGTTCACGTTGGGCATGCGCACGTCCAGCAGCACCAGGTCCGGACGCGTCTGCTTCTTGAGGATGATCTTCGTGGCCTTGTCCGCGGTGTCCGCGACGTGGACCTCGAAGCCCTTGGCGACCAGGTCCGCCTCGATGATCCGCGCGGTCATCTCACTGTCGTCGACGATGAGGATGCGCGGCTTGCGGCCGCCCGTGCTGGGCGCGGCCTTGAGGCCCGTGGAGGCGATGGGGGCGGGCGCGGCGGGGGCCGCCTGGGGGGCCTCCGTGGGAGCGGGCGCGGGGACGGCCGCGGGGACACCCAGGGCGGGGGCGCCGATGAGGTTCATCACGCCGCTGATGACGGCCTCCAGGCCGCCGCTCTTGAGGATGTAGCCGTCCGCGCCGGAGGCCTTCGTCTTGCCAGCCAGCTCCGCCTCCGAGATGTCCGAGTAGAGGACGAGCTTGGAGGTGACCTTCTTCTGACTCCGGAGGTACTCGACGACGTCGTCGCCGAACATCTCCGGCATGTTCACGTCCATGAGGATGAGCGCGAACGGCCCCTCGGCGAGCTTCTGGTTGAGGCTCGTCAGGTCCTGGGCCCCGCTCACCTGATAGCCTGCGGCGGTGAGGGCCCGGACGGTGAGCTCCACCAGCATCGGGCTGTCATCAATGACCAGTACGCGCGACATCGTCCTCCTCAAAGGATTCGGGGTGGAACCCTACACCTTTGGTTCAGCGCGGACCATCGAAACGGCGAGCGGGCGGCCAGCTTGCTGCCGACACTTGACCGGTTTTCGTCCCCTCCGGATACTCGGACGCCTTGACCACGACCTCGACTCCCCTCCAGCGAGCACTCCGGATGGCTCCGGACCGCGCCGTGGCCGTCCAAGCCCGACCGGAGCAGGAGTTCTTCTGCTTCCGGGTGGGAGACCTTCGGCTCGGCGTGCCCAGCGAGAACGTCCTCGAGGTGTTCCGCGCCGGCCTGCTCACCCCCCTGCCGAGGACGCCCTCCTTCATCATGGGCGTGACCGGCCACCGCGGCGAGGTGCTGCCCGTGGTGGACCTGTTGCGCTTCCTGTCGAAGGGCGAGGCGCGCATCGGTCCCCGCACGCGCCTGTTCATCGGCATCACCGGCAGCATCGTCGCCGGGGTCGTCGCCGACACGGTGCTGGGCCTGCGCCGCTTCCCCGTGGCGGACATCCTCCCACCGCCGCTGGGCGGTGACGCGGCGGCCGAGCACCTGATGGGCGTGGTGCCGGGCGCCACGCCGCAGGACAGCATCAACCTGCTCAACTTCTCCAAGCTGCTGCAGACGGCGCGGCAGCGGGCGGTGGCTCGATGAACGACGAGTCGCTCGACGTGGAGGAGAAGACGGAGGAGGTGGACATCCTCTTCTTCGAGGTGGGCGCCGGCGTGTTCGGCACCGACGCGTCGCAGGTGCTGCGGATCGATCGCTCGTTGCCGGAGGACATCACCCTGCCGGAGCTGGGCCAGCTGCACCGCGGCAACCGCGCGCTGGTGTTCGACACGCCGGAGGGCGAGGGCCACCTGAAGGTGGACACCGTCCGGGGCGTGCGCCCCATCCCCGTGACCCAACTTCGCCGCATGCCCCCCACGGCGGGCGCGGCCGCTTATGCCGTCGGTGTGTGCCTGGAAGAAGCCCGCACCGTGTTGCTGATTGACCTGGTGGAGACCGCCAGGACCCGAGGAACTCAAGGAAGGCACTGACCGCAATGTCCCTGGACACCCCCAACGAGAAGCCCACGTCCAAGGCCCGTTCCGCCCGGAAGGCCCCTGCCTCCAAGGCGGCCGGTGCCGCCGCGCCCGCGGCCCCCATCCCCCACAAGGCCTTCACCGACACGCTGCTGACGGTGCTCGCCGGAAACCTCCAGGCCCGCGTCCCCAAGGAGCTGGTGGGCGCCGGCGGCGAGGAGCTGGCCCACCTGCTCAACCAGGTGCTGGACAACTTCGCCAGCTCCGAGCACCGCAAGCACGTGGCGGCGCAGGAGATCGACCAGGCCCTGGACGCGCTCATCAGCCTGGTGCGCGAGGGTGACCTGTCGCGGTGGAACACCACCACCGAGGACCCCCAGCTGGGGCCGCTGCTCGAGGGCTTCGGCAAGGTCATCGAGACGCTGCGCACCTTCGTGCGGGAGATCAACGAGGCGGCGCTGAGGCTGTCCTCGTCCGCCAACCAGGTGCTCGCGGCGTCCACGCAGCACGAGACGTCCTCCACGGAGCAGGCCGCCGCCATCCACGAGACGACGGCGACCATGGAGGAGCTCAAGCACGCCTCCGCGCAGATCGCCGAGAACGCGGGCAGCGTGGCGCGCGTGGCGGAGGAGACGCTGGGCGCGGCGCGCGCGGGTCGTGGCGCCATCGGTGAGTTCATCCAGGCCATGCAGCAGATCCGCAGCGACGGCGTCGCGGTGGCGGACTCCATCGCCAAGCTGTCCAAGCGCGTGGAGCGCATCGGCACCGTGGTGGAGGTCATCGACGAGATCGCCGACCGCTCGGACCTGCTCGCGCTGAACGCGGCGCTCGAGGGCAGCCGCGCCGGTGAGGCGGGCAAGGGCTTCTCCATCGTCGCGGCGGAGATGCGCCGGCTGGCGGAGAACGTCCTGGACTCCACCAAGGAGATCAAGAACCTCATCACGGAGATCCGCGAGGCCACCGCCGCGGCCGCGGGCGCCGCCGAGGCGTCCAAGTCCGCCACCGAGTCCGGCGAGAAGCTGGGCGCCGTCGCCGCGCAGGCCGTCGAGGGCATCCTCGCCGGCGTGCAGGAGACGAGCGACGCCGCTCGCGTCATCAACCTCGCCACGCAGCAGCAGCGCACGGCCACCGAGCAGGTGGTGGCGTCCATGGCGGAGATCGAGGACGTGACGCGTCAGACGACGCAGGCTTCGAAGCAGGCGACGGGCGCGGCCGCGGAACTCACGCAGCTGGCCGCGCGTCTCGCGGAGCTCATCAAGCGCTTCAAGGCCGACTAGCTCTTCCGGGAAGGGGAGGGTGCGCAGCACTCACCGCCCATGGACACCGAGGCTCTCAAGAAATCCCTCCTGAAGAAGTTCCAGGAGGTCACGGCCGACCGCCTGCAGAAGATTCAGCTGGGCGTGTTGGACCTGGAGAAGGAAACCGCGGATCAGGCCGCGGACGACGTCGCGCGCGAGCTGCACACGATGAAGGGAGAGGCCCGCATGCTGGGGCTCGCCGCCATCGGTCAGCTCGCCCACGCGGCGGAGGACGTCCTGCGCGCCGAGCGCGAGGGGCGTACGGCCACGGAGATCGCCACGGACGTCATGCTCCGTGCCTGCGACGTCCTGTCGGACCTCATCGAGGACCTGTCCGGCGCCAACACCGGCACGGCCGCCAGTGAGGACATGGTGCGCGCGCTGGCCGAGGTCTCCGGTCAGGCCGCGCCCGCCATCCCTGGCGCCAAGCCCGCACCGCCCGCTCCGGCGCCCGCCCCCGTGGTGGCCGCTCCGGTGCAGGCGCCCGTGGTCCGGGCTCCGGTGGTGGAGGCGCCCGTCGCCGCCGCGCCCGTGGCCCATGCGCCCGCGTCGGGCCGCGCGGAGGACGAGGCTCCGAGCGCCGCCAAGTCGGCCATCGCCGACCGCTCCATCCGCGTCAACGTGGAGGTGCTGGACTCGTTGGGCCTGCTCGCCGGCGACCTGCTGGTGGAGAGCGCCCGAGGGCGGCTGCGCAGCTCCGAGACGGAGGAGCTGTTCGAGCGCTTCAGCCGCATGGGCGACCGGTTCCTGCGCCTGGCGGAGGCGCTGGAGATCCCGGTGGAGGTGCGCGCGCAGCTGGACCGGGTCGAGAGCGACTTGCACATGCTGCGCGACGATGCGTTCCGCTTCGTGCGGCGCAACGACGACGGCATCAACACGCTGCACGGCAACCTGTCGAAGATGGCGGACCACGTGGCCGAGGCCCGGCTGGTGCCGCTGTCCACGGTGTTCGACGCCTTCCCGCGCGCGGTGCGCGACATGGCGCGCACGCAGACGAAGGAAGTGGACCTGCTCATCGAGAACGCCGACATCGGCGTGGACCGGTCCATGCTGGGCGACGTGCGCGACGCGCTGGTGCACCTGCTGCGCAACTCGGTGGACCACGGCCTGGAGTCCCCGGACACGCGCCAGGCGCTGGGCAAGCCGCAGACGGGCCGCATCCGCATCCGCGTGCGCGTGGACGGCGACATGCTGCACATCGAGGTGGAGGACGACGGGCGCGGCATCGACCCGGAGCGCCTGCGCCAGGTGGCCATCAACAAGCGCCTCATCACCGCGGTGCAGGCCGCCTCGCTGTCGGAGCGCGAGGCCATCGAGCTCATCTTCCGTCCCGGCTTCTCCACCCGCGAGCAGGTCAGCGAGCTGTCCGGCCGCGGCGTGGGCATGGACGTGGTGAAGCGCAAGGTGGAGACGCTCGGCGGCTCCGTCGGCGTCAACAGCCGCATCGGCCGCGGCACCACCATCACCCTGCGGCTGCCCCAGTCGCTCGCGTTGATGAAGGTGCTGCTGGTGCGTCTGGGCGACGACGTCTACGGCATGCCCGCCGC is a window of Myxococcus guangdongensis DNA encoding:
- a CDS encoding chemotaxis protein CheW produces the protein MAPDRAVAVQARPEQEFFCFRVGDLRLGVPSENVLEVFRAGLLTPLPRTPSFIMGVTGHRGEVLPVVDLLRFLSKGEARIGPRTRLFIGITGSIVAGVVADTVLGLRRFPVADILPPPLGGDAAAEHLMGVVPGATPQDSINLLNFSKLLQTARQRAVAR
- a CDS encoding response regulator; translated protein: MSRVLVIDDSPMLVELTVRALTAAGYQVSGAQDLTSLNQKLAEGPFALILMDVNMPEMFGDDVVEYLRSQKKVTSKLVLYSDISEAELAGKTKASGADGYILKSGGLEAVISGVMNLIGAPALGVPAAVPAPAPTEAPQAAPAAPAPIASTGLKAAPSTGGRKPRILIVDDSEMTARIIEADLVAKGFEVHVADTADKATKIILKKQTRPDLVLLDVRMPNVNGEQFCRFIKSNSLFKGIKVLLCSGENVEELQRICREAGADGYIPKDAVMGNLVAKELMPQGGE
- a CDS encoding radical SAM protein: MTSAPKLLFADPKGRVMEHPYLLATLRSGEELVPPQDKPIPLPSAGRLVHLPGRLPVGLHPDTGELELVRQMNVGGKSFVPNAVGALLPPGYTRTFLPGEVKGDGPVLPQWAYTAAAWGKDGPVAWAIHTDRRSHWDPERYSTPDMKALVDAHLKRFPDNRVLKQLKTCALLYRCFTSQNTFYVRDEAAIPASVMCNARCVGCISDQPADGPPASHERMDDGPTAEEMGAIGLFHLENAQGRTMVSFGQGCEGEPLTRWKFIAESIRYMRARTQKGSININTNASLTKGLEALLDAGLDAVRVSLNAASKGLYEAYYKPVKYGWEDVEASIALARERGAYLALNLLLFPGVTDREGEVKALERLVKKYRVDQVQTRSLAIDPLQYLEAARDVGAGGEPVGVRTLLQRLKAARPGIIIGNFARGLEERENAAGRG
- a CDS encoding hybrid sensor histidine kinase/response regulator, which translates into the protein MDTEALKKSLLKKFQEVTADRLQKIQLGVLDLEKETADQAADDVARELHTMKGEARMLGLAAIGQLAHAAEDVLRAEREGRTATEIATDVMLRACDVLSDLIEDLSGANTGTAASEDMVRALAEVSGQAAPAIPGAKPAPPAPAPAPVVAAPVQAPVVRAPVVEAPVAAAPVAHAPASGRAEDEAPSAAKSAIADRSIRVNVEVLDSLGLLAGDLLVESARGRLRSSETEELFERFSRMGDRFLRLAEALEIPVEVRAQLDRVESDLHMLRDDAFRFVRRNDDGINTLHGNLSKMADHVAEARLVPLSTVFDAFPRAVRDMARTQTKEVDLLIENADIGVDRSMLGDVRDALVHLLRNSVDHGLESPDTRQALGKPQTGRIRIRVRVDGDMLHIEVEDDGRGIDPERLRQVAINKRLITAVQAASLSEREAIELIFRPGFSTREQVSELSGRGVGMDVVKRKVETLGGSVGVNSRIGRGTTITLRLPQSLALMKVLLVRLGDDVYGMPAADVEAVMRVKPDDRLEIFGTLAVRHRGKPTALVALGPLLGLNGGNRFDKPPAVVVRHGEDHAALVVDGFVDEREVAVKPCGGEFLKGAPFIAGTAALEDGRIAVLLHVPDIMTEVRRMARPVTQAPAAKRLRVLLVDDSPIARATEGALVKALGHMVEEAQDGEEAYGKVQNNTYDLILTDVQMPKMDGFSLARRLKSTPAVARIPVIILSSLASPEDKRRGLDAGADAYLVKGELGVEVLAQAIDRLT
- the ald gene encoding alanine dehydrogenase, which translates into the protein MIVGVPKEIKTREYRVGMVPAGVRALTSAGHTVLVETNAGVGSGIPDSEYQRVGATLVASADEVWKRAEMIVKVKEPIAPEYERIQPGQIIYTYFHLAGVDPELTKTLVKKKAAAVAYETLQLDDGSLPLLKPMSEVAGKMAIQVGAACLEKAHGGKGILLGGVPGVRRGRVTVIGGGVVGLCAAKVAVGMGAEVTILDVNLERLTYLDDVFLGRVSVLASDTESIAASVREADLVVGAVLIPGGKAPKLVSESLISEMTPGSVVVDVAVDQGGCIETCKPTTHDNPTFEVHGVVHYCVANMPGAVPQTSTYALTNTTRPYSRKIADMGLVEAVKSDRALARAMNTYNGHVTYEAVAKDLGYEYLSISEALARK
- a CDS encoding methyl-accepting chemotaxis protein; this translates as MSLDTPNEKPTSKARSARKAPASKAAGAAAPAAPIPHKAFTDTLLTVLAGNLQARVPKELVGAGGEELAHLLNQVLDNFASSEHRKHVAAQEIDQALDALISLVREGDLSRWNTTTEDPQLGPLLEGFGKVIETLRTFVREINEAALRLSSSANQVLAASTQHETSSTEQAAAIHETTATMEELKHASAQIAENAGSVARVAEETLGAARAGRGAIGEFIQAMQQIRSDGVAVADSIAKLSKRVERIGTVVEVIDEIADRSDLLALNAALEGSRAGEAGKGFSIVAAEMRRLAENVLDSTKEIKNLITEIREATAAAAGAAEASKSATESGEKLGAVAAQAVEGILAGVQETSDAARVINLATQQQRTATEQVVASMAEIEDVTRQTTQASKQATGAAAELTQLAARLAELIKRFKAD
- a CDS encoding Frizzy aggregation protein FrzB; protein product: MNDESLDVEEKTEEVDILFFEVGAGVFGTDASQVLRIDRSLPEDITLPELGQLHRGNRALVFDTPEGEGHLKVDTVRGVRPIPVTQLRRMPPTAGAAAYAVGVCLEEARTVLLIDLVETARTRGTQGRH